The Fibrobacter sp. UWH6 genomic interval ATTGACACCCTTGAAGCGGGGCAGCCAGGCGGCATCCATACCGGAACCGTCGCTGAAATAGACCGTGGCCTTGGCGAAGTCCTTGAGAGCCGCAGGCTTGGGTTCAAAGGTATGCGGATCTGCACCTGCGGGAACCATAGTCACCACATTCACCTGGTCGCCACCAATCTCATGAACCACGCTGGAGTAAGGCTGCAGAGACACGGCAACCGTCAGTTTGGCGGCAAAAGCAGGAATCGCCAACAAAATGGCCAACAGAATTCTTCGCATTAAAGACGACCCTCGAAAAATGCGTCAAAGTCAATATCACTGACCATGTCCACAACCACTTCGGGCTTTACATCCAGTTTTTCCAGGTCGGCGAGTTTTGTTTCTCCACAGAGCGGCAGAACAAAACGGCAACCGCTACGCTTTGCCAATTCAAAGTCTGTGTAGAGACGGTCGCCCACAAAAAGAATTTCTTCGGGGGCATAAACCTTCAGAAGTTCAGACAGCATGGCCGGATTGGGCTTACCGAAACTGCGCTCCGGTTCCACACCGTAGGCGGTCTTAAGGAGAGCCATGAAGCTGCCGATATCTGGAACGGGGCCATTAGCATCGGGACACACAAAATCCGTGTGGGTCACCCAGAAGGGTATCTTGCGCTGGACGCGGAAAGAAAGTTCACAAAGTTCCCTATAGTCGAAGGAATTGTGGTAGGCAATCAGAACCAGTTCCGTATCAGCCACGCTGGGGCGAAGATTTAAAGTCGGGTCCTGAGCCGCAAACCATTCGGTAACTTCGGGGTTCGCGAAGAAGAAAACGTTCTTGACGCCTTCTTCGTGAATGGCCTTGAGGGAAAGAGTCAATGCAGAAATAATGGCGTCATCGCGAAGGGGCAAGCCCATCACTTTTAAACGGTTCTCATAAAACACCGGAGACTTGCTGGTGTTATTACTCAGGTAATATACGGGAACATGCTTTGCC includes:
- a CDS encoding HAD-IIA family hydrolase, producing the protein MTRKPVKAVVFDLDGTLYLSGRPYPKAVKTVNNVAKHVPVYYLSNNTSKSPVFYENRLKVMGLPLRDDAIISALTLSLKAIHEEGVKNVFFFANPEVTEWFAAQDPTLNLRPSVADTELVLIAYHNSFDYRELCELSFRVQRKIPFWVTHTDFVCPDANGPVPDIGSFMALLKTAYGVEPERSFGKPNPAMLSELLKVYAPEEILFVGDRLYTDFELAKRSGCRFVLPLCGETKLADLEKLDVKPEVVVDMVSDIDFDAFFEGRL